A genome region from Candidatus Manganitrophus noduliformans includes the following:
- a CDS encoding glycosyltransferase family 2 protein, whose translation MSALEAAFIGVLITLTYIYFGYPFSVLIFSKWIRKEIRRGEYAPQVTIVISAFNEEGSIGETIRNKLSLNYPEKKLEIIVVSDGSTDRTDEIVKSFISSNVRFFRQEPRGGKTSALNLAVREAKGEIIVFSDANSIYDREALRHLMSNFNDPTIGYVTGKMIYANPDGSMIGDGCSAYMKYENFLRSKETLIGSIVGVDGGIDAVKKELYRPMMPHQLPDFVLPLSVVQQGYRVVYEPNALLKEQALSAARDEYKMRVRVSLRSLWTLMEMKSLFNLFRYGWFSWQLFSHKLLRYAAFGLMLALYVLNGFLLGDHRIYQLFFFLQTLFHTGSYIGYLLQTKKWDLRLFYIPFYFSLINIAAGHAFLKFLKGEKQALWVPRKG comes from the coding sequence CACCCTGACTTACATTTATTTCGGATATCCTTTTTCCGTTCTGATTTTTTCAAAATGGATCAGAAAGGAGATCCGGCGGGGGGAGTACGCGCCGCAAGTGACAATTGTGATCTCCGCTTTCAACGAAGAGGGGTCGATCGGGGAGACGATTCGAAACAAGCTGTCCCTCAACTATCCGGAGAAAAAGCTGGAGATCATCGTCGTGTCGGACGGCTCCACTGATCGAACCGACGAGATCGTCAAAAGTTTTATCTCTTCGAATGTTCGATTCTTTCGCCAGGAGCCGAGGGGGGGAAAGACATCGGCGCTGAATCTGGCGGTGAGGGAGGCCAAGGGAGAGATCATCGTCTTCTCCGACGCCAATTCGATCTACGATCGAGAGGCGCTTCGGCATCTAATGAGTAATTTCAACGATCCCACCATCGGCTATGTGACGGGAAAGATGATCTATGCGAACCCTGACGGATCGATGATTGGAGACGGCTGCTCGGCTTACATGAAATACGAAAACTTTCTGAGGTCCAAAGAGACCTTGATCGGATCGATCGTCGGGGTGGACGGCGGAATCGATGCGGTGAAAAAGGAACTCTACCGGCCGATGATGCCGCATCAGCTGCCCGACTTTGTGCTCCCTTTGAGTGTGGTGCAGCAGGGATACCGCGTGGTCTATGAGCCGAATGCGCTCCTGAAGGAGCAGGCGCTTTCTGCGGCGAGGGATGAGTACAAGATGCGCGTTCGCGTTTCGCTTCGATCTCTCTGGACCTTGATGGAGATGAAAAGCCTCTTCAACCTTTTTCGTTATGGGTGGTTCTCCTGGCAATTGTTTTCTCATAAATTGCTCCGATATGCCGCCTTCGGCCTGATGCTGGCGCTCTATGTTCTGAACGGATTTTTATTGGGAGATCACCGGATTTATCAATTGTTCTTTTTCCTCCAGACGCTCTTCCACACCGGGTCATACATCGGGTATCTGCTGCAGACGAAAAAGTGGGACTTGCGGCTCTTTTATATCCCCTTCTATTTCTCGCTGATCAACATTGCGGCAGGACATGCCTTTCTAAAGTTTCTCAAA